The sequence TTCGACGCCACCATCGTCTTCATGGCCGTGGCGGGCGAGGAGCAGGGGCTCTACGGCTCCACGTACTTCGCCACGCAGGCGAAGGCGGCAGGGCGCAACATCGCGGGCATGTTCACCAACGACATCATCGGCAGCTCGCGCGCGGATGACGGCTCGTGGGACCCGTTCAAGGTGCGCGTCTTCGCGGAGGGCGTGCCCACCGCCGAGACGGCCACCGAGGCCAACACCCGCCGCTCGGTGGGTGGGGAGAACGACTCGCCCTCGCGGCAGCTCGCGCGGCTGGTGAAGGACGTGGGGGAGAACAGCGCCACGGGCATGAAGGTGGACATCATCTACCGCAGGGACCGCTACCGCCGGGGCGGGGACCACATCCCCTTCCTGCAGCAGGGCTACGCGGCGCTGCGCTTCACCGAGCCGCACGAAAACTACGCCCACCAGCACCAGAACGTGCGCACCGAGGACGGCAAGGTCTACGGCGACCTGCCCGAGTTCGTGGACTTCGCGTACATCACCCGCGTGGCCCGCGTGAATGCCGCCGCGCTCGCCACGCTGGCCCGCGCGCCGGCCGTCCCCGGCAACGCGCGCATCATCACCGCGCAGCTCACCAACGACACCGAGCTGGCCTGGGACGCGAACCCCGAGCCTGACGTCACGGGCTACGAAGTCGTCTACCGCGAGACGACCGAGCCGCTGTGGACGCACGTGATTCCGGTGGGCAACGTGACGACGTACACGGTGCCGGGCCTGTCGAAGGACAACTACTTCTTCGGCGTGCGCGCGGTGGACAAGGACGGCTACCGCGGCCCGGTGGCCTTCCCGAAGCCCGCGCCCTGACCCCGCGAGGCGTCACGCCGTGGGAATGGCGGACTCCGTGGGCTGTTGGGGGCCCGCCTCCGGCAATGGGAGATGAGGACATGCGCAGGGTGTTCATCGCGTCGCTGCTGACCGGGTTGCTGGCCGCCCCCGCGGCCCTGGCGGAGGAGGACCCCTTCCTCTGGCTGGAGGAGGTGCAGGGACAGCGGGCGCTGGAGTGGGTGAAGGCGCAGAACGCGAAGACGCTGGCCGTGCTGGAGAAGGACCCGCGCTTCGAGGCCTTCCATCAGGAGGCGCTCGCCTTCCTCACCGCCACCGACCGCATCCCCACCCCCGAGCTCCGCGCGGGCGGCGTGGACAACTTCTGGCAGGACGCGAAGAACCCGCACGGCCTGTGGCGGCACACCTCCTTCGACAGCTACGCGAGCCCCAACCCCGAGTGGACGACGGTGCTCGATTTGGACGCGCTGTCCAAGGCCGAGGGCACCCACTGGATTTGGAAGGGCAGTGACTGCCTGCCGCCCGCGGACCAGCGCTGTCTGCTCAAGCTGTCCGACGGTGGCAAGGACGCGGTGACGGTGCGCGAGTTCGACGCGGCCTCGGGGAAGTTCGTGGACGCGGGCTTCCAGCTCTCCGAGGGCAAGCAGTCCGTGGACTGGCTGGACGCGGACACGCTGCTGGTGGGCCGCGACTGGGGCGGAGACACGCTCACCGAGTCCGGCTACCCCTTCGTCCTCAAGCGCTGGAAGCGCGGCACGCCCCTGACGGAAGCGCAGGAGGTGTTCCGCGGCGAGCGCACGGACGTGCAGGCCTCTCCCACGTTGCTGCGGGACTCCGAGGGCCAGCTCCAGGGTGTGCTCGTCAACCGCGCGGTGACGTTCTTCGAGTCCGAGTTCTATCTGCTCGGCGACAAGGCCCCCACGCGCGTGCCGCTGCCGGGCAAGGCGTCCTTCCAGACCTTCGTGCAGGGCCAGGTCCTCTTCACGCTGGAGGAGGACTGGGGCCGCTTCAAGCAGGGCTCGCTGCTCGCGTACGTCCTCGCGGACCTGAAGAAGGACGCCGCGTCGGCGCGTCCCACGCTCGTCGTGGCGCCGGGCGCACGCCAGTCCATCGACAGCGTGGCGGCGACGCAGACGCGGCTGCTCGTCAACATGTACGAGGACGTGAAGGGCTTCATCGACGTCTACACGCCCACGAAGGGCAAGTGGACGCGCACGCGGCTGGCGCTGCCGAAGAACGCCTCCGTCGGAATCACGACGACGTCGTCCGCGCATGACCGCTTCTTCGTGAAGTCGCAGGGCTTCCTCGAGCCGACGGCGCTGTGGCTGGGAGATGCCCGGACGCCGACGGTGCGGAAGGTGAAGTCGCTGCCGGCGCGCTTCAACGCGTCCACGCACCGGGTGGACCAGTACCAGGCGGTGTCGAAGGACGGCACGCGGATTCCGTACTTCGTGGTGCGTCCGAAGACGGCGAAGCTGGACGGGAGCACGCCCACGCTGGTGCACGGCTATGGCGGCTTCCAGGTGTCCAAGACGCCCGTGTACCAGCCAGAGGTGGGCAAGCTCTGGCTGGAGCGCGGCGGCGCGTATGTCGTGGCCAACATCCGGGGCGGTGGCGAGTTCGGCCCGCGCTGGCACCAGTCCGCGCTGCGCGAGCACCGCCAGCGCGCGTTCGACGACTTCGCGGCGGTGCTGGAGGACGTCATCCAGCGGAAAGTCAGCTCACCGCGCCGCATGGGCATCTACGGGCGCTCCAACGGCGGCGTGCTCACCAGCGTGGCCATGACGCAGCACCCGGAGCTCTTCAACGCGGCGGTCATCGAGAGCCCGCTCATCGACATGCTGCGCTACCACAAGCTGCCGGCCGGCGCGTCGTGGGTGGGCGAGTACGGCAACCCGGAGGTGCCCGAGGACGCGGCCTTCATCGCGAAGTACTCCGCCTACCAGAACCTCAAGCCGGGTGTGCACTACCCCAAGCCGTACATCACCACGAACACGAAGGATGACCGCGTCCACCCGGGCCATGCGCGCAAGTTCGCGGCCCGGCTGGAGGCCATGGGGCTGCCGTATCTGTATTACGAGAACACCGACGGCGGACACTCCAACGACGCGGACCCGCTACTCAATGCGCGCCGCTGGGCGCTGCACCACGTGTACCTCGCGCAGCAGTTGATGGACTGAGCGTCCCGCACCTCTGGTGGGTCCAGGGGCGGTGCAACGCGCTCACGTAAAAGGCATATCGGCGCCGGGTTGAAGTCATTGACTGGCGAATGTCATCCGGTGACGCGAGGCACCCGGGCGGGAAGCCGCGGAAGTGACTTCGTTCCTCCTGTGACGGGCCGTGCATCCAGCACGTCCCGCTCCTTGGAGGCACTCATGGCGAGAAGTCGATTCCCCTTGAATCGCTCGTGGCTGGGCGCAGCAGCCCTGGCCCTGGCGCTGAGCACCGGTTGTGGCAACTCGGAGCCCGCGCCGGAAGATACGGAGGCACCCGCGGACGCGCTGCCCATCTCGCTGGACTCGGCCTTCGTGGCCGTGCCGCGCACGATGAGCGAGGCCCGGAAGCAGGAGGTCCAGCAGCGGCTCCAGGGCGTCGTGGACGACTCCGGCACCAGCTTCTACCTGGCCATCCGGCGCAGCGAGCTGTCGCAGAAGTGGTTCATGTCCGCGTACCTCAAGCAGGCCCACCCGGGCGGCGTGCTCTACAGCGCCGCCTCCTCGCTGGGCACGCGCGTGGTGAGCTTCAAGGAGCAGAACGGCAAGCTCTTCGTCCTGGACGTGCGCGATGGCCTCGCCATGGGTGACGTGTTCGACCCGGACGTGCTGGTGGAGGCCTACCCCGTCGTCACCGACTACGGCCCGTTCAACCGCATGCGCGGCTCCGAGCAGTACGTCCTCATCGACCCGACGGCGGGCCTCAACCACTTCGGCGTGGTGGGCGATTTGCTCGGCCGCAGCCAGATTCAGTTCCAGGTGGAGCTGAGCTTCGCGCAGCGCTTCCGCACCCTTGCGGACGGCGTCTCCTTCGAGCAGGTCTATACCGGTTACATGGACGTGCCGGATGACCTCGCGCACTACTTCCTGGAGAACAACCCGTATCGCAGCTCTGGCACGCTCTCCCTCGCACTGCGCAAGTACAGCGCGAGCCCGGACTTCACGCCCACGCCTCGCCCGGAGCTGGACTACTACTTCCTCGGCGACGAGCGCATGGTCCCCAACACGGGCGGCGTCATCGAGCAGAACCCCGCGAAGTGGAACATCCACCCGGGCATGAAGCCCATCCGCTGGAACATCACCCCCAGCATCCTCAAGGTGCAGAACGACCCGCGCTTCCAGCAGTACGACGTGGTGGGCGCGGTGAAGCGCGGCATCGAGAACTGGAACCAGGTGTTCGGCTTCAAGGTGCTGGAGGCCGTCGTCGCGAGCGACACGCAGAGCTTCGCGGACGACGACAAGAACTTCCTCATCTTCGACCCGGACGAGGGGATTCCCTTTGCCTTCGCCAACTGGCGCACCAACCCCAACACCGGGGAGATTCGCGGCGCCAGCGTGTACATGCCCACGCTGTGGCTGTGGGTGGCGGACGCGGAGAACCCCCCTGACGAGGTGAGCGGCCTCGCGGATACCGGGAGCGCCCGCTCGCCCCAGTCCCTGCGCATGTCCTGGGGCGGCATGCAGGCCCGGCCGCTGTGCGACATGGCGCTGCCCAGGGGAGGCGCGCTGGCCGGGACGGAGGGGCTCGCGCCGGAGACGCGCAAGCAGCGGGTGGAGGCGCGCCTGACCAACGTGGTGCTGCACGAGATTGGTCACACGCTGGGCCTGCGCCACAACTTCGCGGGCTCGCTGGTGTACGACGGCGGCCCCTCGACGCTGCGCTCCACGACGGTGATGGACTACACCGACGGCGAGGACGCCGTGTACGGCGAGAACCCCGGGCCCTACGACGTGCAGGCGGTGCGCTACCTGTACGGACTGTCCCCGGAGCTGCCCACGCTGGGCTTCTGCACGGACGAGGACACGCGCTTCGACCCGTTCTGCAACCGGAACGACCGCTTCGATGACCCGCTGGCGAAGTGGTACGCGCCCCAGATGTACGAGTTCCTGACGGAGATGATGTACTCCCGCGGCAACCTGGATTCGCTCAAGGCGTACGTCAGCTACTACGTGAACCCGGTGATGCAGTTCGTCCGCGCGGGCAACTCGCAGACGGAGGCCCGGGCGTACCAGCTCGCCCTGGCCCAGGTGCGGCCTCCGCTGCAGATTCCCCCGGGGATGCCGCCGTATTACGCCTCCCGGGCGGATGAGGTGGCGTGGCGCCTGCTGTCACGCCTCTACCTGGACCCGGTGGCGGACCGCGGCTTCTTCACGGCCAACCCGCGCAACTCGGCCACCCTGTTGCCGCTGGTGCTCGCGGACGTGAAGAACATCCTGCTCAACTCGGACGGCGTGCGCAGCTACAAGGCTCGCCGGGTCATGGTGGACGTGCTGAAGGCGCAGCAGGTGCAGGCCTCCTACGCGCTCCTGCGCGAGGTGCAGGGCACGCTCACCGCGCAGCTCCCGTCGCTGAGCGGTGACGAGCGGCTGCAGACGGAGGACCTGCTGGCGCGCATCTCCGCGGCCGTCTCGCCGTACTACCGCTGACGGACGTCCCTCCCGGCCGGTGGGGTAGGTGCCACCGGCCGGGCCGTGGGGACAATGCGGCGGCGGTACTAGTGGTACGACACGTGAGCGTCGGTTTCCCCACGCCCTCGCTGTCCCGCGCCCGACGCTGACCTGCACGGCGGTCTGGGGCCAGGAACCCCTTTCGAGGGCTGGTGCGAAAAGCCTTTCAAGGGGACGGCAATTCTCGAATTGGCGGCGCGACCTGGCGGTCCCCCGATGTCAACGATTCGCGATGGGGGCGTCCATGCGGTCCAGACACATGCAGGGGCTGTTCGCGGTGGTGTTGCTGGCGGCCGGAGTGGGTTGTGGTCCGGTGGAAGAGCCTGACGCGGAAGAGGTTGGCGCGGTGGACTCCGTCGAGATGGAGAAACAGACGGGAAACGGCCTGTCGTTCAATGGCCTGTCATTCAACGGGTTGTCGCAGAATGGGCTGTCGTTCAATGGCTTGTCATTCAACGGGCTGTCCAGCAGCGGCCTGTCGGCGGCGCAGTTCGGCACGTGGTTCCAGAGCAATCCGGCGCTCGCGGACATGGTGATGCGGTACATCGTCCGGTGCGCGGTGCCGGCGGGTGAGGTGCGCAGCTATACGGACCCGCGCAAGGGGCGGACGTATACGTGGGACGGGTTGCTCGGGCTCGCGCCGGACTGGGCGAACGGGCATCAGGCCACCACGGCGGAGCAGCAGGTGGTGTCGGCGTGCCTGGCGGCGCACACCAACAAGCGGGGCATCTCGATGGCCATCTCCGTGCTGGGACAGAACAGCCGGGGACAGCCCATTCCCAGCAGCTTCGAGGAACTGGTGGACTTCCCCGAGCAGGAGGCCTGCTTCTTCGGCAACCTCTTCACGGGCCAGGGCGTGTACGTGGGCAGCGACCAGGGGCTGCTGACGGGGCGCAGGAGCTCGCTGCGCGAGTGCGCGCTCTCACCGGGGCCGCTCCAGATGGAGGACAACTGCCCGCCGATGGTGCCGGTGGGCAACTGCGAGCTGACCTGTGACCTGCGGTTGCTGAGTCCCTACTACGGCTACTGCTACCACAACGGCATCCGGTACCGGGCGCTCACCACGCGGATGCGGTCGTCGGACGTCTTCCAGTGTGGTGACGGCAAGTGCCAGCCCACGGAGTCCTGCGGATTGGGTGTGAGCTACCGCGACTGTCTGCTGGACTGCGGGCTCTGCGGCGGGTGACGCGGGCTTGGGCCGGGGACGCTTCACGGCGTAGTGTCCCAGGCCGTATGCGCACAATCTATGGACTGCGGTACTCGGGCTGGACGGAGAAGGCCCTCTGGGCACTGGACCACCATCGGGTCTCCTACCGCTACCGCGAGCACACGCCCCTCATCGGCGAGCCCCTGCTGCGCTGGCGCACGCCGAAGGGCGTGCACCCCTCCGTCCCCATGATGCTCGACGGGGACGGCGCCATCACCGGCTCCTTCAACATCGCGAAGCGCGCGGAGGCCCAGGGGCAGGGCGCGCCGCTCTTTCCTCCCGAGTCGGCCGACCTCATCAACCGCTGGGAGGAGACCAGCGACAACGCGCTCAAGGTGGCTCGCGCGCACGTGCTCGTGGGCATGCTGCGGAACCGGCAGGCCCAGATGGAGAGCCTCCCCGGCTTCGTGCCCGGCTTCCTCCGCGGGCTGATGACGCCCACCGCGAGGATGGGCGTGCGCTTCATCGCCCGGAAGCACCAGGCCGCGGCGGACGTGGATGCCGCCATCGAGAACACGGTCGTCCCCGCACTCGAGAAGCTCCGCGCCGAGCTCAACGGCCGCCCCTACCTCACGGGCGACTTCACCTACGCGGACATCGAGGGCGCGGCGATTCTCCAGTTCGTGAGTCCCCTCGATGACCGCTACCTGGTCATCGGTCCCGGCACGCGTGAGGTCTGGACCCACGCGCCGCTCGCCGCCCGCTTCCCAGACCTCGTCGAGTGGCGCGACGGGCTCTACGCGAAGCATCGCCTGCGCTGAACGGCCCATGATGGTTTCGTGAGCAATCCATGAGGGCTCCTGGAGGTGAGCCCTGGCACGCGAGTGTCAGGCTTGCCGGATGCCCTCTTCGCGAGCAGTGCTGCTGCTGCTGACCCTGGCGCTGTCCTGGGTCGCGTGCTCCCATGCTCCCGCCGTACTCGCGCAACAGGAGATGGGGCACGTGCCGGAGTCCTGCGCCACCGGCGAGGCCCGGGCCCAGGTGCTCCTGCGCGTGGTGGATGAGGAGGGCCAGCCCGTTCCTGGCGCTCGGGTCGACCGCTACAGCGGTATCCCAGACGGGCCCCCGGAGCTCGTGCGTGGGGAAGACCGGGTGACGAACTCGGCCGGAGAGGCCCGACTCTCAATACCCGTGGAGCCAGGCAGGGTCTCCTCCCTGCGCATCACCGCCGAGGGCTATCTCGACGCTTCGTGGGACCTGGACCTCGTCGCGGGCGAGCAGCAACCGCTGGACGTGAGGCTGCGGCGCAACGTTACCCTCTCCGGCCGTGTCGTGGACCCCCAGGGGAAGCCTCTGCCGGCGGTGTATGTGTATGCGGTGGAGCCTTCGGGGCTTTCGTACTCGCGCCTGGTTGAAACCGATGCCGGAGGCCGCTTCTCCCTGACGGCGCCGCCGAGGCGGTCCATCTCACTGCAGGCGCGTTCCGCTGGGGGGGCTTCCCGTCCCGTTCAGGTCGTCGGACCCAGGCAGGACATCGAGCTCGTGCTCGCGGTGGAGCCTCCCGCGGTGCTGAGTGTGGTGGTCCGTCATGCGTGGGGCCATCCACTCGCACAGGTCCAGGTCCTCTGGAAGGAAGCCCCCCGTGACGGGTCCAGCAGCCAGTGGGGGTACTCGATGACAGACGGCCAGGGGCGCGTCGAGTTCATCCTGCGGACTCCGGGACGCTTCCAGGTGTGGGCCCTCTGGAAACGCGAGGACTTCCAGTGGGTCGCCTCCGAGGAGGTCTCACTCGCTCCCGGGCAACACACCTCCAGGGTACTCACCTTCGAGGACAGTCGTGTCCGCCCGCCCCTCACGGGCAGGGTCACCGACACGAGGGGCCA comes from Pyxidicoccus parkwaysis and encodes:
- a CDS encoding glutathione S-transferase family protein; translation: MRTIYGLRYSGWTEKALWALDHHRVSYRYREHTPLIGEPLLRWRTPKGVHPSVPMMLDGDGAITGSFNIAKRAEAQGQGAPLFPPESADLINRWEETSDNALKVARAHVLVGMLRNRQAQMESLPGFVPGFLRGLMTPTARMGVRFIARKHQAAADVDAAIENTVVPALEKLRAELNGRPYLTGDFTYADIEGAAILQFVSPLDDRYLVIGPGTREVWTHAPLAARFPDLVEWRDGLYAKHRLR
- a CDS encoding prolyl oligopeptidase family serine peptidase; this translates as MRRVFIASLLTGLLAAPAALAEEDPFLWLEEVQGQRALEWVKAQNAKTLAVLEKDPRFEAFHQEALAFLTATDRIPTPELRAGGVDNFWQDAKNPHGLWRHTSFDSYASPNPEWTTVLDLDALSKAEGTHWIWKGSDCLPPADQRCLLKLSDGGKDAVTVREFDAASGKFVDAGFQLSEGKQSVDWLDADTLLVGRDWGGDTLTESGYPFVLKRWKRGTPLTEAQEVFRGERTDVQASPTLLRDSEGQLQGVLVNRAVTFFESEFYLLGDKAPTRVPLPGKASFQTFVQGQVLFTLEEDWGRFKQGSLLAYVLADLKKDAASARPTLVVAPGARQSIDSVAATQTRLLVNMYEDVKGFIDVYTPTKGKWTRTRLALPKNASVGITTTSSAHDRFFVKSQGFLEPTALWLGDARTPTVRKVKSLPARFNASTHRVDQYQAVSKDGTRIPYFVVRPKTAKLDGSTPTLVHGYGGFQVSKTPVYQPEVGKLWLERGGAYVVANIRGGGEFGPRWHQSALREHRQRAFDDFAAVLEDVIQRKVSSPRRMGIYGRSNGGVLTSVAMTQHPELFNAAVIESPLIDMLRYHKLPAGASWVGEYGNPEVPEDAAFIAKYSAYQNLKPGVHYPKPYITTNTKDDRVHPGHARKFAARLEAMGLPYLYYENTDGGHSNDADPLLNARRWALHHVYLAQQLMD
- a CDS encoding zinc-dependent metalloprotease; this translates as MARSRFPLNRSWLGAAALALALSTGCGNSEPAPEDTEAPADALPISLDSAFVAVPRTMSEARKQEVQQRLQGVVDDSGTSFYLAIRRSELSQKWFMSAYLKQAHPGGVLYSAASSLGTRVVSFKEQNGKLFVLDVRDGLAMGDVFDPDVLVEAYPVVTDYGPFNRMRGSEQYVLIDPTAGLNHFGVVGDLLGRSQIQFQVELSFAQRFRTLADGVSFEQVYTGYMDVPDDLAHYFLENNPYRSSGTLSLALRKYSASPDFTPTPRPELDYYFLGDERMVPNTGGVIEQNPAKWNIHPGMKPIRWNITPSILKVQNDPRFQQYDVVGAVKRGIENWNQVFGFKVLEAVVASDTQSFADDDKNFLIFDPDEGIPFAFANWRTNPNTGEIRGASVYMPTLWLWVADAENPPDEVSGLADTGSARSPQSLRMSWGGMQARPLCDMALPRGGALAGTEGLAPETRKQRVEARLTNVVLHEIGHTLGLRHNFAGSLVYDGGPSTLRSTTVMDYTDGEDAVYGENPGPYDVQAVRYLYGLSPELPTLGFCTDEDTRFDPFCNRNDRFDDPLAKWYAPQMYEFLTEMMYSRGNLDSLKAYVSYYVNPVMQFVRAGNSQTEARAYQLALAQVRPPLQIPPGMPPYYASRADEVAWRLLSRLYLDPVADRGFFTANPRNSATLLPLVLADVKNILLNSDGVRSYKARRVMVDVLKAQQVQASYALLREVQGTLTAQLPSLSGDERLQTEDLLARISAAVSPYYR
- a CDS encoding M28 family metallopeptidase gives rise to the protein MSRPGVEARPALGAVRSVRHASRVLGASCVLLVPFLAWCAGTEASKGTRLASAEQTQPAQGRDDELSSRPVPHDVREMLREMNPRNVESTIRTLVSFGTRNTLSVQDDPARGIGAARDWLRSRFEAIAANTGGRMTVELQSYVQQPASRIPVPTVITNVVATLKGRQPESEGRVYVVSGHYDSMCGDPVNPTCDAPGANDDASGVAAVLEMARVMSTRDFDATIVFMAVAGEEQGLYGSTYFATQAKAAGRNIAGMFTNDIIGSSRADDGSWDPFKVRVFAEGVPTAETATEANTRRSVGGENDSPSRQLARLVKDVGENSATGMKVDIIYRRDRYRRGGDHIPFLQQGYAALRFTEPHENYAHQHQNVRTEDGKVYGDLPEFVDFAYITRVARVNAAALATLARAPAVPGNARIITAQLTNDTELAWDANPEPDVTGYEVVYRETTEPLWTHVIPVGNVTTYTVPGLSKDNYFFGVRAVDKDGYRGPVAFPKPAP